One Oncorhynchus masou masou isolate Uvic2021 chromosome 18, UVic_Omas_1.1, whole genome shotgun sequence DNA window includes the following coding sequences:
- the LOC135505257 gene encoding coiled-coil domain-containing protein 177 — protein MGESSPPSPTLHLDLDNFDTTDAEDSTYVLTSPRSLESCARLGVKPVQLLIKSLSDFVDDNVNPEIPFKAMTVLYEAYEKEGRGILQLCREEREKILLETEERRPSLKLSALETVVEVESRNSLEDPKSREDSCDGRTQNNPSVDDSPRRKSVSNGRSSYSAAITRKQNRNSLRPTDKNMMVSSLSLGDLRHSPATERQLERLTRDVRKKMNVTVPEKDRKIAALMLVKHQEKQTRLMLSQQEEQEREEARRQEEVRRVQAERRRKEELEKSMQRWQDGLEARRRQKERQEKELAGQREQEVLLREDRWRRLTEEQEVRKRDKKEMARREAEERKCLQEQLLKDMERLEQAGREKEEQLSQEKEQRARRSRAIRERRERKRLQQENQGEHLRCLLLKREVQQQLEEEEALMRSALEEKLQRSWEKRAQAVALRLTELQERSAREEEQIQRAQLRASWHSKQQLREKEVLAQLSQRRMEQASQNAHTQRRSRAQRAQQENMERLLCHQRLLDSVQREEETERQLRECCLSLKERRRERLQRQREEVQEEARRVARASFHMREKVREATDGRTFHQMALQAQLAASLLDRGKI, from the exons GCGGTCATTGGAATCATGTGCAAGACTCGGCGTCAAACCCGTTCAACTTTTAATAAAATCTCTAAGCGATTTCGTTGATGACAACGTAAACCCAGAGATCCCGTTTAAGGCAATGACGGTTCTCTACGAGGCGTACGAAAAGGAAGGCAGGGGGATTTTACAGCTGTGccgtgaagagagagagaagattctTTTAGAAACGGAAGAAAGACGACCGTCTCTTAAACTGTCTGCCCTCGAAACTGTCGTCGAGGTAGAAAGTCGGAACTCTCTCGAAGATCCCAAATCAAGAGAGGACTCCTGTGATGGTAGAACGCAAAATAATCCATCTGTGGACGACAGCCCCAGAAGGAAATCTGTGAGCAATGGCAGGTCCTCCTATTCTGCTGCTATCACCagaaaacaaaacagaaacaGCTTGAGACCAACTGACAAGAACATGATGGTGTCCAGCCTAAGTCTTGGTGACCTCCGACACTCCCCAGCCACAGAAAGACAGTTGGAGAGGCTCACTCGAGACGTCCGGAAGAAGATGAATGTCACAGTCCCAGAGAAAGACCGTAAGATAGCTGCTCTGATGTTGGTGAAGCACCAAGAGAAGCAGACCAGGCTGATGCTGAGCcagcaggaggagcaggagagagaggaggcccgGAGGCAGGAGGAGGTGCGACGGGTCCAGGCGGAGCGCAGGAGGAAGGAGGAGCTGGAGAAGAGCATGCAGCGGTGGCAGGATGGGCTGGAGGCGCGGAGGAGGCAGAAGGAGCGCCAGGAGAAGGAGTTGGCCGGTCAGCGCGAGCAGGAGGTGCTACTGCGGGAGGATCGCTGGAGGAGGCTCACAGAGGAGCAGGAGGTGCGGAAAAGAGACAAGAAAGAGATGGCGAGGAGAGAAGCGGAGGAGCGCAAATGCCTCCAGGAGCAGCTGCTCAAAGACATGGAGCGTCTggagcaggcagggagagagaaggaggagcagctGTCGCAGGAGAAGGAGCAGAGGGCCAGGAGGAGCAGGGCGAtccgagagaggagggagaggaagaggctcCAACAAGAGAACCAGGGGGAACATCTCAGATGCCTCCTCCTGAAGCGGGAGGTGCAGCAgcagttggaggaggaggaggcgctgATGAGGAGTGCCCTGGAGGAGAAACTGCAGCGCTCCTGGGAGAAGAGGGCCCAGGCAGTGGCGTTGCGGCTCACGGAGCTGCAGGAGAGATCGGCCAGGGAGGAGGAGCAGATCCAGAGGGCCCAGCTCCGAGCCTCCTGGCACAGCAAACAGCagctcagagagaaagag GTACTGGCCCAGCTGAGTCAGCGTCGTATGGAGCAGGCAAGCCAGAACGCTCACACCCAGAGGAGGAGCAGGGCACAGCGGGCACAGCAGGAAAACATGGAGAGACTCCTCTGCCACCAGCGCCTCCTAGACAgtgtacagagagaggaggagactgagaGACAGCTGAGAGAATGCTGCCTCTCCCTGAAG gAGCGTCGGAGGGAGCGtctgcagaggcagagagaggaggtgcAGGAGGAGGCTCGTAGAGTGGCTCGCGCCTCCTTCCATatgagggagaaggtgagggaggcgACGGACGGCAGGACTTTCCACCAGATGGCTCTGCAGGCTCAGCTCGCTGCCTCCCTGCTGGACCGTGGAAAAATATGA